In Armatimonadota bacterium, the following proteins share a genomic window:
- a CDS encoding polyprenyl synthetase family protein has protein sequence MIDRRRRIDAALDAYLPPEDRPPEALFRAMRYSVIGGGKRLRPILTLAACDAVGGDPDNALPTACAIEFIHAFSLVHDDLPALDNDDLRRGKPTSHKTFGEAMAILAGDALLAFAFDVICRTNGVPPEVLIRVIGRIAEAVGVEGMIAGQVADIEAEGKKTDLDTLRFVHSRKTGALIAASVTAGGLIGGASDRQLEALDAYGTGVGLAFQIADDILDLVGDQEQLGKTVGSDLRKEKSTYPAIVGLERSRMLAQSASDDAVSALTGFDHRADPLRAIARFVVQRQS, from the coding sequence ATGATTGACAGGCGCCGCCGGATTGACGCCGCACTCGATGCGTACCTCCCGCCGGAGGATCGCCCGCCCGAGGCCCTATTCCGCGCCATGCGCTACAGTGTCATCGGCGGAGGCAAGCGGCTTCGTCCGATCCTGACTCTCGCGGCCTGCGATGCCGTCGGCGGCGACCCCGACAATGCACTTCCGACGGCCTGCGCCATCGAGTTCATCCACGCCTTCTCCCTGGTCCACGACGACCTTCCCGCGCTTGACAACGACGACCTGAGGCGCGGCAAGCCCACCAGCCACAAGACCTTCGGCGAGGCGATGGCGATACTCGCGGGTGACGCGCTCCTGGCCTTTGCGTTCGATGTGATCTGTCGCACGAACGGAGTTCCACCCGAGGTGCTGATCCGGGTCATCGGCCGAATAGCCGAGGCCGTCGGCGTCGAAGGGATGATCGCTGGCCAGGTCGCGGACATCGAGGCGGAAGGGAAGAAGACTGATCTCGACACCCTCCGATTCGTCCACAGCCGCAAGACCGGCGCGCTCATCGCGGCGTCGGTCACAGCCGGAGGGCTGATCGGCGGTGCCTCGGATAGGCAGCTGGAGGCGCTGGACGCCTACGGAACGGGCGTCGGCCTCGCGTTTCAGATAGCCGACGACATCCTTGACCTGGTGGGCGACCAGGAGCAGCTCGGCAAGACTGTCGGCAGCGATCTGCGCAAGGAGAAATCAACCTACCCGGCGATTGTCGGGCTGGAGCGATCGAGGATGTTGGCTCAGTCGGCATCGGATGATGCCGTCTCGGCGCTGACCGGCTTCGACCATCGGGCCGATCCGCTCCGGGCGATCGCGCGGTTCGTGGTCCAAAGGCAATCATAG
- a CDS encoding bifunctional 5,10-methylenetetrahydrofolate dehydrogenase/5,10-methenyltetrahydrofolate cyclohydrolase, whose amino-acid sequence MAAMILDGASTSKTIREEIKAGVAGLVQSNGVTPHLAVVIVGEDPASQVYVNMKKKAAIAAGMISTVHELPADSSQGRVLAIVRGLSADPSVHGVMVQHPLPGHLDEQAVLDAVSPDKDVDGISRHSLGSLMTGAPMFVAATPAGIIELLDRYELPIKGQHAVVVGRSIILGKPVALCLLNRHATVTVCHTRTRDLGEMTRQADILVAAVGRPEMITGDMIKEGAVVIDAGYNKVEGREKDVGDVDYEAALRKASAVTPVPGGVGPMTIAMLLSNTLKAAANLAGPG is encoded by the coding sequence ATGGCGGCGATGATACTGGACGGAGCTTCAACATCGAAGACGATCCGCGAGGAGATAAAGGCGGGCGTGGCCGGGTTGGTCCAGTCGAACGGGGTCACCCCGCATCTCGCGGTGGTGATCGTCGGAGAGGACCCGGCGTCTCAGGTCTATGTGAATATGAAGAAGAAGGCCGCCATCGCCGCAGGGATGATCTCGACAGTTCACGAGCTTCCCGCGGATTCCTCCCAGGGCCGCGTTCTAGCGATCGTCCGGGGCCTGAGCGCCGATCCCAGCGTCCACGGGGTTATGGTCCAGCATCCGCTGCCGGGCCATCTCGACGAGCAGGCGGTGCTCGATGCGGTCTCGCCCGACAAGGACGTTGACGGGATCAGCCGCCACAGCCTGGGAAGTCTCATGACCGGCGCCCCGATGTTCGTCGCGGCAACTCCCGCCGGGATCATAGAGCTTCTCGACCGCTACGAGCTTCCGATCAAGGGCCAACATGCGGTCGTCGTGGGTCGGAGCATCATCCTCGGCAAGCCGGTCGCGCTCTGCCTGCTCAACCGCCACGCGACGGTGACCGTCTGCCATACGCGAACCCGCGATCTGGGGGAGATGACCCGACAGGCGGATATCCTGGTCGCGGCCGTCGGCAGGCCGGAGATGATCACCGGCGATATGATCAAAGAAGGCGCGGTCGTGATTGATGCCGGGTACAACAAGGTTGAAGGCCGGGAGAAGGACGTCGGCGATGTTGACTACGAGGCCGCACTGCGGAAGGCGTCGGCGGTCACCCCGGTCCCGGGCGGAGTCGGTCCTATGACCATCGCGATGCTGCTCTCAAACACGCTTAAGGCGGCTGCAAACCTTGCCGGACCCGGTTAG
- the nusB gene encoding transcription antitermination factor NusB — MGTKTRRAARELAINVLYQIDVAHLPKDEALETAIENTDLEPAAVDFTRELVEGVVGHIGEIDAVLKRLSVGWELQRQPAVDRNILRMAIYEILHLDYIPESVSINEAVDLAKKYSTAESGRFVNGVLGTLVRESHTGTEG; from the coding sequence TTGGGAACTAAGACCAGGCGGGCAGCCAGGGAACTCGCGATCAACGTTCTTTACCAGATTGACGTGGCGCATCTGCCGAAAGACGAAGCGCTGGAGACCGCGATCGAGAATACCGACCTCGAGCCGGCGGCTGTGGACTTCACTCGCGAACTCGTCGAGGGTGTGGTCGGGCATATAGGCGAGATTGACGCGGTCCTGAAGCGGCTCTCGGTTGGATGGGAACTCCAGCGCCAGCCCGCCGTAGACCGCAACATCCTCAGGATGGCGATATACGAGATACTCCACCTCGACTACATTCCCGAGAGCGTTTCGATCAACGAGGCAGTGGACCTCGCGAAGAAGTACAGCACGGCCGAGTCGGGCAGGTTCGTGAACGGCGTGCTCGGCACGCTGGTGCGGGAATCCCACACCGGGACGGAGGGCTGA
- the accC gene encoding acetyl-CoA carboxylase biotin carboxylase subunit, whose protein sequence is MFKKILIANRGEIAVRVIRACREMGIASVAVYSQADADSMHVRLADEAICVGPPSSKDSYLHAPNIISGAVITGADAIHPGYGYFSEVPSFAEACEACKVKFIGPKPSCIEKMGDKARAREMMISAGVPVIPGTKGVLQNEQEALKLARKMGYPVMIKAASGGGGKGIRLVQNEEELSRVLKIAQTEAEAAFGNADVYMEKFLEDPRHIEVQILADEYGHVVHLGERECSIQNQRHQKMLEEAPSVAVTPSLRSKMGEAAVKAARAVGYSNAGTVEFLLDSKGNFFFMEMNTRIQVEHPITELVSGVDLLKSQIRVAAGEKLDLNQKTIRINGHAIECRITAEDPDRDFAPSSGKIEELIMPGGLGVRLDTHIYPGYVVPPYYDSLLAKLIVWGRDRDEAIGRMTRCLSEFHFGGLKTNVSFHEKIMANSYYRRGELSTSFIKRCMEDNPQ, encoded by the coding sequence ATGTTCAAGAAGATACTGATCGCGAACCGAGGAGAGATCGCCGTCCGGGTGATCCGCGCCTGCCGGGAGATGGGGATCGCCAGCGTGGCGGTCTACTCTCAGGCCGACGCGGATTCCATGCACGTTCGGCTGGCTGACGAGGCCATCTGCGTCGGGCCACCGTCAAGCAAGGACAGCTACCTGCATGCGCCGAACATCATCAGCGGCGCCGTGATCACCGGCGCCGACGCCATCCACCCCGGCTACGGTTATTTCTCCGAGGTGCCGAGCTTCGCCGAGGCCTGCGAGGCCTGTAAGGTCAAGTTCATAGGCCCGAAACCTTCCTGCATCGAGAAGATGGGCGACAAGGCCAGGGCCCGCGAGATGATGATCTCCGCCGGAGTGCCTGTCATCCCCGGCACCAAGGGTGTGCTGCAGAACGAGCAGGAGGCCCTCAAGCTTGCGCGCAAGATGGGCTATCCCGTCATGATCAAGGCCGCGTCCGGCGGTGGCGGCAAGGGCATCCGCCTAGTGCAGAACGAGGAGGAACTCTCACGGGTGCTGAAGATCGCCCAGACCGAAGCGGAAGCCGCATTCGGCAACGCGGATGTCTACATGGAGAAGTTCCTCGAAGATCCGCGGCACATCGAGGTCCAGATTCTCGCGGACGAGTACGGGCACGTAGTGCATCTGGGAGAGCGTGAATGCTCGATCCAGAACCAGCGGCATCAGAAGATGCTCGAGGAAGCGCCTTCGGTTGCCGTCACGCCGAGCCTGCGCTCGAAGATGGGCGAGGCCGCCGTCAAAGCCGCCCGCGCCGTCGGATACTCGAATGCCGGTACCGTCGAGTTCCTGCTCGACTCGAAGGGCAACTTCTTCTTCATGGAGATGAACACCCGCATCCAGGTCGAACATCCGATAACCGAACTCGTGAGCGGCGTTGATCTCCTCAAGTCCCAGATTCGCGTCGCCGCCGGAGAGAAGCTCGATCTCAATCAGAAGACCATCCGGATCAACGGTCACGCCATCGAGTGCCGGATCACCGCTGAGGATCCGGACCGGGATTTCGCGCCCTCCTCGGGCAAGATCGAGGAACTCATAATGCCGGGCGGGCTCGGGGTTCGCCTCGATACACATATCTATCCGGGGTACGTTGTGCCGCCGTACTACGACTCGCTGCTCGCCAAGCTTATCGTGTGGGGACGCGACCGGGACGAGGCCATCGGCAGGATGACGCGTTGCCTGTCCGAGTTCCATTTCGGCGGCCTTAAGACCAATGTGTCCTTCCATGAAAAGATCATGGCGAACTCCTACTATCGGCGTGGCGAGCTTTCCACGAGTTTCATCAAGCGCTGCATGGAGGACAACCCGCAGTAG